From Micromonospora echinospora, one genomic window encodes:
- a CDS encoding DUF397 domain-containing protein: protein MSSVGFAGATWRKSSVSGDTGCVEAAFVEEEVGVRDSKLSDDSSVLVFTRHEWAVFLHGVGKGEFGRPAA, encoded by the coding sequence ATGTCATCAGTGGGGTTCGCAGGCGCGACGTGGCGAAAGAGCAGCGTGAGCGGCGACACGGGCTGCGTAGAGGCCGCGTTCGTCGAGGAGGAGGTGGGGGTGCGGGACTCAAAACTGTCTGACGACAGCTCCGTCCTAGTCTTCACACGGCACGAGTGGGCGGTGTTCTTGCATGGCGTGGGCAAAGGTGAGTTCGGTCGCCCCGCAGCCTGA
- a CDS encoding MFS transporter produces the protein MAWAKVSSVAPQPESTRPVPSDRPAAADRRRQIRPLLAAVAVSVAGDGAFIAAAPLLASTLTADPLAISAVSAAFYLPWLALGLPAGALADRWPRRRVLVIADLVRAVLIGLLVAALALGWASIPLLITVVFAVGVAQCFFDAASQAVIPMIIGRDGDNLSKVNGRYWALDTTGRSLVGPPLGSLTFSVGRSLPFAVDAVSFLVSAALVRMVPDVRSEQPARQPLWASIREGMRHLFRTPDLRVLAVAMGVFNLGYFMVMGTFVLYAQRTLHLPNAAYGALLAAMAVGGIVAAANARRLIAGLAYRKVQAAAMTVQAGVWLVAMLTGNVWVIAALFVVYGAAASLASVAVGSARQALSPDGLIGRVVAAFRILGLGGAGLGALVGGAVAKSAGLDATFVVAAVVLVVAAFFTWPSRRQPNQANDHEGVRSGALT, from the coding sequence ATGGCGTGGGCAAAGGTGAGTTCGGTCGCCCCGCAGCCTGAAAGCACCCGGCCAGTACCATCGGACCGGCCGGCTGCTGCCGACCGGCGGCGTCAGATCCGTCCACTGTTGGCTGCGGTCGCTGTCTCCGTCGCAGGCGACGGAGCGTTCATCGCCGCCGCGCCGCTGCTGGCTTCGACGCTCACAGCCGATCCGCTTGCGATCTCCGCTGTGAGCGCGGCCTTCTATCTGCCATGGCTGGCCCTCGGGCTGCCTGCTGGAGCGCTCGCGGACAGGTGGCCACGCCGTCGAGTGCTCGTGATTGCCGACCTCGTCCGCGCGGTGCTGATCGGGCTGCTGGTCGCAGCGCTGGCGCTCGGTTGGGCGAGCATTCCGCTGCTGATCACGGTCGTCTTCGCGGTGGGTGTCGCCCAGTGCTTCTTCGACGCCGCGTCGCAGGCGGTGATCCCGATGATCATCGGCAGGGACGGGGATAACCTGAGCAAGGTCAACGGCCGGTACTGGGCGCTGGACACCACGGGACGGTCGCTGGTGGGTCCGCCTCTCGGCTCGTTGACGTTCTCAGTCGGCCGGTCTCTGCCGTTCGCCGTCGACGCGGTCTCGTTCCTGGTCTCGGCGGCACTGGTGCGGATGGTGCCCGATGTGCGGTCTGAGCAGCCGGCCCGTCAGCCGTTGTGGGCGTCGATTCGTGAAGGCATGCGCCACCTGTTCAGAACACCGGACCTTCGCGTCCTCGCGGTCGCGATGGGTGTGTTCAACCTCGGCTATTTCATGGTCATGGGGACGTTCGTGCTCTATGCCCAACGCACACTTCACCTTCCGAACGCGGCCTACGGGGCTCTGCTGGCCGCGATGGCGGTGGGTGGGATCGTCGCTGCGGCCAATGCTCGCCGCCTGATCGCGGGTTTGGCGTACCGCAAGGTGCAGGCTGCCGCAATGACTGTCCAGGCGGGGGTGTGGCTGGTGGCGATGCTGACAGGCAACGTCTGGGTGATAGCAGCGCTGTTCGTGGTCTACGGCGCGGCGGCAAGTCTGGCGTCCGTCGCTGTCGGCTCAGCTCGGCAGGCGCTGTCACCGGACGGCTTGATCGGAAGGGTGGTCGCGGCGTTCCGGATTCTGGGCCTGGGCGGGGCGGGACTCGGTGCGCTTGTCGGCGGCGCGGTGGCGAAGTCGGCCGGGCTGGACGCGACCTTCGTTGTCGCTGCGGTGGTGCTGGTCGTGGCCGCGTTTTTCACCTGGCCGAGTAGACGGCAGCCGAATCAGGCGAACGATCACGAAGGGGTGCGGTCGGGCGCCCTCACTTGA